A single window of Sneathiella limimaris DNA harbors:
- a CDS encoding acyl-CoA dehydrogenase family protein, which yields MKLTHEHLQIMETTKRVIEEHVNPYMDEWEKAEIYPAHQVMKKFAEAGLLGIGKPVEYGGMDLDFSYEMVFAEALGNIRGNGVSTSIGVQTTMCTPALALYGSGELKEQYLAPTIAGDLVGCIGVSENTAGSDVAAIRTTAKRDGDDYVINGSKMWITNGVQGDWICLLCNTSDDKNIHRNKSLIIVPLKSKGVSVSRKLDKLGLVSSDTAELFFDNVRVPVSNRIGEEGKGFTYQMEQFQEERMFAVARGLRVLEVLIDETIEYTDQRKVFGNSILSNQTVYHRLAALSAEVEALRALLYRAADLYMQGEDVTKLASMGKYLIGKLAVKVPNECLQFWGGQGVMNENYISRALRDLRVTAIGGGANEIMLEIIAKYMSIHPGKKKG from the coding sequence ATGAAGCTAACACATGAACATCTTCAGATCATGGAAACTACCAAACGGGTCATTGAAGAACATGTGAACCCCTATATGGATGAGTGGGAGAAAGCAGAGATATACCCCGCCCATCAAGTTATGAAAAAATTCGCGGAAGCTGGTCTTCTTGGGATTGGCAAGCCAGTTGAATATGGCGGGATGGACCTCGATTTTTCCTATGAGATGGTCTTTGCAGAAGCCCTCGGAAACATCAGAGGAAATGGCGTATCCACTTCTATCGGTGTTCAAACAACCATGTGTACGCCAGCCCTTGCATTGTATGGTAGCGGAGAGTTGAAAGAGCAATATCTTGCTCCCACAATTGCAGGAGATCTTGTTGGCTGTATCGGTGTCAGTGAAAACACGGCTGGCTCAGACGTGGCTGCTATCAGAACCACAGCAAAACGGGATGGCGATGACTATGTCATTAATGGATCCAAAATGTGGATCACAAACGGTGTTCAAGGTGACTGGATTTGCCTCCTTTGCAATACCTCCGACGATAAGAATATCCACCGAAACAAGTCGCTTATTATTGTCCCACTTAAAAGTAAAGGTGTGAGCGTCTCCCGTAAGCTTGATAAGCTTGGACTAGTCAGCTCAGATACCGCCGAACTTTTCTTTGATAACGTGCGCGTTCCTGTCAGTAACCGGATCGGCGAAGAAGGCAAAGGTTTTACCTATCAAATGGAACAGTTCCAGGAGGAGAGGATGTTTGCCGTCGCACGGGGCCTTCGGGTATTGGAAGTGCTAATAGACGAAACCATTGAATATACCGACCAACGCAAAGTGTTCGGAAATTCAATCTTGAGCAATCAAACTGTATATCACAGACTAGCTGCTCTTTCTGCAGAGGTTGAAGCCCTGCGTGCCCTCCTCTACCGGGCTGCAGATCTTTATATGCAAGGTGAGGATGTCACCAAGCTGGCCTCAATGGGCAAATACCTTATTGGAAAGTTAGCCGTTAAAGTCCCGAATGAATGCCTGCAATTCTGGGGCGGTCAAGGTGTGATGAACGAAAACTACATCTCTCGCGCCCTCAGGGACTTAAGGGTCACAGCAATTGGTGGCGGTGCGAACGAGATTATGCTGGAGATCATTGCCAAGTATATGAGTATCCACCCGGGCAAGAAAAAAGGCTAA
- a CDS encoding SDR family oxidoreductase produces MSYDTVFKNDLFKDQAVLITGGGSGIGRCIAHEMARLGATVVISGRSQDKLDKVIAEIQEDGGKAYGFTFDIRKEDAVKEAIESILKTVGPIHHLVNNAGGQFAAKLEDISINGWEAVVRNNLTGGFLVSKELLLQRMKETGGNIVNIVADFWHSMPNMGHSGASRAGMVNFTKTAALEWAHYGVRVNAVAPGIIASSGLDTYSDEHKKTIRTRAQKMPTKRLGTESEISAAVVFLLCPAAAFITGETLRVDGGVPNTTINYEVPDHNRLPAYDGFHRVDDSDFIKSLKKG; encoded by the coding sequence ATGTCTTACGATACAGTCTTCAAAAATGACCTATTCAAAGACCAAGCGGTCTTGATCACCGGAGGTGGAAGTGGCATTGGCCGCTGCATCGCACATGAAATGGCAAGACTGGGAGCTACGGTTGTCATCAGCGGTCGCTCTCAAGATAAACTGGACAAGGTAATTGCCGAGATCCAGGAGGATGGCGGCAAAGCATACGGCTTCACCTTTGATATACGCAAAGAGGATGCAGTCAAAGAGGCGATCGAGAGTATCCTTAAAACCGTTGGCCCCATTCACCATCTCGTAAATAATGCCGGCGGTCAATTTGCCGCAAAGCTTGAGGATATCAGCATCAATGGCTGGGAGGCGGTTGTCCGAAATAATTTGACCGGCGGTTTTCTGGTCAGCAAAGAACTCCTCCTTCAAAGAATGAAAGAAACTGGCGGTAATATTGTGAATATTGTCGCTGATTTTTGGCACTCTATGCCCAACATGGGCCACTCTGGCGCTTCCCGAGCGGGAATGGTCAATTTCACTAAAACGGCTGCTTTGGAATGGGCTCATTATGGAGTTCGGGTAAACGCTGTTGCCCCAGGGATTATCGCCTCCTCGGGTCTTGATACCTATAGTGATGAGCATAAGAAAACGATCCGAACTCGGGCTCAAAAAATGCCAACCAAGCGGTTAGGAACAGAATCTGAGATATCTGCTGCTGTTGTATTTCTTCTTTGCCCAGCAGCGGCCTTCATTACCGGTGAGACTTTACGAGTAGACGGCGGTGTTCCGAATACGACAATTAATTATGAAGTTCCAGATCACAACAGGCTTCCAGCCTATGACGGATTTCATCGCGTAGACGACTCAGACTTCATCAAGAGCCTCAAAAAAGGGTAA
- a CDS encoding trimethylamine methyltransferase family protein yields MTAEPTRSKGRRGRSARREARQSNQGAKSPYIIRKIPVTNLVSDEALEIVEANADIVLEEIGLNFLEDEEVLKIWKDAGATVKGTRVHFPKGLCRSLLKTAPSEFTQFARNPARNVQIGGDHIVFAPVYGPPFVSCLDKGRRYGTLEDFQNIVKLAYMAPSLHHSGGTVCEPVDLPVNKRHLDMVYSHIKYSDKPFMGSVTAPERAEDSVSLAKIAFGEEFVENNCVMLNLVNVNSPMTYDATMLGALKVYAAHHQACVVSPFILSGAMSPVSPVGTLTQILAEVLAGMALTQLIRPGTPVIFGTFVSSISMQSGAPTFGTPESLLVLNGASALARRMNLPFRSGGSFTASKLPDAQSGYESAQTIQATVTSGVNFALHAAGWLEGGLVTSYEKFVMDMDQLSMMEVLAAGVEMDENAQAMDALREVGPGGHFLGCDHTQRNFESAFYRSKLADNNSVEQWQAEGSLDMAMRANSLWKKMLSEYEAPAIDPAIDEALNAFIQQRKSSFPDSNI; encoded by the coding sequence ATGACTGCAGAGCCTACCAGATCTAAAGGACGTCGGGGACGTTCAGCGAGAAGAGAAGCCCGGCAAAGCAATCAAGGTGCGAAAAGCCCTTACATCATTCGGAAAATTCCAGTGACCAATCTTGTGAGTGATGAGGCATTGGAAATTGTCGAAGCCAACGCTGATATAGTACTTGAAGAGATTGGACTGAATTTCCTGGAAGACGAAGAGGTTCTAAAAATCTGGAAGGATGCAGGTGCAACCGTTAAAGGAACTCGTGTTCACTTTCCGAAAGGGCTTTGTCGATCTCTTTTAAAAACTGCACCCTCTGAATTTACACAGTTTGCTCGAAACCCTGCCCGGAATGTTCAGATCGGTGGCGACCATATCGTCTTTGCACCTGTTTATGGACCGCCGTTTGTATCCTGTCTGGACAAAGGGCGCCGGTATGGAACGCTGGAAGATTTTCAAAATATTGTGAAGCTGGCTTATATGGCCCCGTCACTACATCATTCCGGTGGAACTGTGTGCGAGCCTGTAGACCTGCCCGTCAATAAACGGCATCTGGATATGGTTTATAGTCATATAAAATATTCAGACAAACCGTTCATGGGATCAGTAACGGCACCTGAACGGGCAGAAGATAGCGTAAGCCTTGCGAAAATTGCATTTGGTGAGGAGTTTGTTGAAAATAACTGCGTGATGCTCAATCTGGTGAATGTCAATTCACCAATGACCTATGATGCGACTATGCTGGGGGCTTTGAAGGTGTACGCGGCTCATCATCAGGCTTGCGTTGTATCACCCTTTATTCTCTCAGGCGCCATGAGCCCGGTCAGCCCAGTTGGAACGCTAACACAAATCCTTGCTGAGGTTCTTGCGGGAATGGCACTGACGCAGCTGATCCGTCCTGGCACGCCAGTCATTTTTGGAACATTTGTCTCTTCAATTTCAATGCAGTCCGGTGCCCCAACTTTTGGAACGCCTGAAAGCTTGCTGGTTTTAAATGGCGCCTCCGCCCTCGCCCGGCGCATGAACCTTCCATTTCGATCTGGTGGTTCTTTTACGGCATCTAAACTCCCAGATGCTCAATCTGGATATGAAAGCGCCCAAACTATTCAAGCGACAGTAACTTCAGGCGTTAATTTTGCACTGCATGCTGCTGGCTGGCTTGAAGGCGGATTGGTAACTTCATACGAGAAATTCGTTATGGATATGGACCAACTATCCATGATGGAAGTGCTGGCGGCTGGCGTTGAAATGGACGAAAATGCTCAAGCCATGGATGCTCTGAGAGAAGTGGGACCAGGTGGCCATTTCCTCGGCTGTGATCATACGCAGCGAAATTTTGAATCTGCTTTTTATCGCTCCAAACTTGCGGATAATAATTCAGTCGAGCAATGGCAAGCAGAAGGCTCTCTTGATATGGCAATGCGGGCAAATAGCCTTTGGAAGAAAATGCTGTCCGAATATGAGGCACCGGCAATCGATCCTGCCATTGACGAAGCCTTGAATGCCTTCATCCAACAACGGAAAAGCAGTTTTCCCGACAGTAACATCTGA
- a CDS encoding GcvT family protein: MKTHARVVVIGGGVVGVSTLYHLTKKGWSDVVLLERTELTAGSTWHAAGLLPLFNMSYTVGQIHKYSVDLYKSLQAETGQDVSFHVTGNLRLACSQERMDEYLKYCGTANTIGVPFEMITPSEVKELWPLCNTEGLVGALYHPDDGHIAPVDLTNALAIGAKNNGGTIYRQTEVLAIEQQANGEWLIKTNKGDIIAEHVVSCTGNYARQTLSMVGLDIPVIPVEHQYIVTDEVPELVERKKAGLPEMAVLRESDASYYLREERQGYILGPYEKGAPACFVDGVPETFGQDLFPGDLERLLPHVEATINRVPSFENAGIKDIVNGPIAYTPDGSPMIGPAWGLKNFWVNEGHSFGVTAAGGSGWQLAEWITEGEPGIDMMAVDPRRFGAYATKPYTKIKNEECYEHVFVIHYPDEERPAARPLRQSPCHDRLAFRGAVFGQRYGWERPNWFAPEGVEPVDDWSFRRSKYFEHVGNEVRNLRKNAGLIDITSFSKFEVSGPGAEDYLSKLVCRKLPIATGRIHLSHVLNSRGGIRSEFTIMKDGPNKYYLVSSGAAERFDFDFLTKHLPNDNSVRLDNVTTQHGVLVLAGPRARDILSKVTDADLSSDAFRWLTGQHITVGLAPCRAMRVNFVGDLGWELHHPIEYQNHIFDALVKAGEEFGLGMCGMRAMDSLRMEKNYRMWAQDLTRDYTIFEAGLDRFVHLDKGDFIGRDALIKQKEAGIPQKFVALEIYGITDADAIGNEPLRDMDGNMVGRVTAGAYGHWVEKSLAQGYVASESSDIGTRLSVEILGQSYDAEIIEESAYDPENVSLRA, encoded by the coding sequence ATGAAAACACATGCGCGGGTCGTCGTAATTGGGGGCGGTGTTGTTGGCGTTAGCACGCTTTATCATCTGACGAAAAAGGGATGGTCGGATGTCGTTCTTCTTGAGCGTACGGAATTGACTGCCGGTTCGACCTGGCATGCTGCAGGTTTGTTACCGCTCTTTAACATGAGTTATACGGTTGGCCAGATCCACAAATACAGTGTTGATCTTTACAAATCTCTTCAGGCTGAAACGGGCCAGGATGTCAGCTTTCATGTCACAGGGAATTTGCGTCTTGCCTGTAGTCAGGAGCGGATGGACGAATACCTGAAATATTGCGGGACCGCTAATACCATCGGTGTTCCTTTTGAAATGATCACCCCTTCAGAGGTAAAAGAGCTATGGCCGCTCTGTAACACAGAAGGCTTGGTGGGCGCCCTGTATCATCCGGATGACGGGCATATTGCGCCGGTGGATCTGACTAACGCATTGGCGATAGGCGCTAAAAACAATGGCGGAACTATTTATCGTCAAACAGAAGTGCTGGCCATAGAACAACAAGCCAATGGTGAATGGCTGATAAAGACAAATAAAGGCGATATTATCGCTGAGCATGTTGTGAGCTGTACTGGCAACTATGCGCGGCAGACGCTGTCTATGGTGGGACTGGATATACCGGTTATTCCCGTTGAACATCAATATATCGTCACTGATGAAGTGCCTGAGCTGGTCGAGCGTAAAAAAGCGGGACTGCCGGAAATGGCAGTACTTCGTGAAAGTGATGCCTCTTATTATCTTCGCGAAGAGCGACAGGGATATATTCTTGGTCCCTACGAGAAGGGAGCACCTGCCTGTTTCGTGGACGGCGTTCCAGAAACATTTGGTCAGGATCTGTTCCCTGGCGATTTGGAAAGACTACTTCCCCATGTGGAGGCGACGATCAATAGGGTTCCGTCTTTTGAGAACGCTGGGATCAAAGATATCGTGAATGGTCCAATCGCTTACACTCCGGATGGAAGTCCAATGATTGGACCTGCATGGGGGCTTAAGAACTTTTGGGTAAACGAAGGTCACAGCTTTGGTGTAACTGCCGCAGGCGGTTCTGGTTGGCAATTGGCAGAATGGATTACCGAAGGCGAGCCGGGTATCGACATGATGGCTGTTGATCCTCGCCGGTTTGGGGCTTATGCCACCAAGCCCTATACAAAAATCAAAAATGAAGAATGTTACGAGCATGTCTTTGTTATTCATTACCCGGATGAGGAGCGCCCAGCTGCACGCCCGTTGCGGCAGAGCCCTTGTCATGACCGTCTCGCTTTCCGGGGAGCTGTTTTTGGTCAGCGTTATGGTTGGGAACGCCCAAATTGGTTTGCCCCTGAAGGGGTCGAGCCAGTAGACGACTGGAGTTTCCGTCGGTCAAAGTATTTTGAGCATGTGGGTAATGAAGTCCGTAATCTTCGAAAGAATGCTGGCTTGATAGACATTACCAGCTTCTCGAAGTTTGAAGTTAGTGGGCCTGGGGCAGAAGACTATTTGAGCAAACTTGTTTGCCGGAAATTGCCTATTGCAACAGGGCGTATTCATCTCAGTCATGTTTTAAATAGCCGAGGTGGTATTCGGTCAGAGTTCACTATTATGAAGGATGGCCCGAACAAATACTATTTGGTGAGCTCCGGTGCCGCCGAGCGATTTGATTTTGACTTCCTAACAAAACATCTTCCAAACGATAACTCAGTTCGATTGGACAATGTGACAACTCAACATGGTGTGCTGGTACTTGCCGGACCACGAGCCCGCGATATCTTATCTAAGGTAACCGATGCTGATTTGTCGTCAGACGCATTCAGGTGGCTGACAGGTCAACATATAACGGTGGGATTGGCACCATGCCGTGCCATGCGCGTCAATTTTGTTGGGGACTTAGGCTGGGAGCTACATCATCCAATTGAGTATCAGAACCATATCTTTGACGCGCTTGTAAAAGCGGGAGAAGAATTTGGGCTCGGTATGTGTGGAATGCGGGCGATGGATAGCCTCCGAATGGAGAAGAACTATCGGATGTGGGCGCAAGATCTGACGAGAGACTACACGATTTTTGAAGCCGGACTGGATCGCTTCGTTCATTTGGATAAAGGGGACTTTATCGGCAGGGATGCCCTTATCAAACAGAAGGAAGCTGGTATTCCTCAGAAATTCGTCGCGCTGGAGATTTACGGCATTACAGACGCCGATGCAATCGGGAATGAGCCTCTTCGCGATATGGATGGAAATATGGTGGGACGTGTCACTGCTGGTGCCTATGGGCATTGGGTGGAGAAGAGCCTCGCTCAAGGATATGTGGCGAGTGAAAGCAGTGATATCGGAACGCGATTAAGTGTCGAAATTCTTGGGCAATCATATGATGCGGAGATCATTGAGGAGTCTGCGTATGATCCAGAGAATGTCAGCTTGCGGGCTTAG
- a CDS encoding corrinoid protein — protein sequence MDEDDIDLTTLSDEELVEQMHDDLYDGLADEVVEGTEILLDRGWEPYRILTDALVEGMRIVGIDFRDGILFVPEVLLCANAMKSGMEVLKPLLAETGAPKAGKMVIGTVKGDIHDIGKNLVIMMMEGAGFEVIDIGINNPVEKYLEALEEHEPDILGMSALLTTTMPYMKVVVDAMVEKGIRNDYIVMVGGAPLNEEFADSVGADAYGRDAAMTVEIAKQKMAERNVA from the coding sequence ATGGACGAAGATGATATTGATCTGACAACTTTAAGCGATGAGGAACTTGTCGAACAGATGCATGATGATCTGTATGACGGGTTGGCAGACGAAGTTGTTGAAGGGACAGAAATTCTTCTGGATCGAGGTTGGGAGCCGTATCGGATTCTAACGGATGCGCTGGTAGAAGGCATGCGGATTGTCGGCATAGATTTTAGGGATGGTATCCTATTTGTTCCGGAGGTTTTGCTTTGCGCTAATGCCATGAAATCCGGGATGGAGGTTCTGAAGCCTCTCCTGGCGGAAACCGGTGCCCCAAAAGCTGGAAAAATGGTGATTGGGACTGTTAAAGGCGACATTCACGACATTGGTAAAAACCTTGTCATTATGATGATGGAAGGTGCTGGCTTTGAAGTGATTGATATCGGCATCAACAACCCGGTTGAGAAATATCTAGAAGCGCTGGAAGAGCATGAGCCCGATATTCTGGGCATGTCGGCTCTTCTGACAACGACCATGCCTTATATGAAAGTAGTTGTGGATGCCATGGTCGAGAAAGGCATACGCAATGACTACATCGTCATGGTGGGTGGAGCGCCGCTGAACGAGGAATTCGCTGATAGTGTTGGGGCTGACGCTTACGGGCGTGATGCCGCAATGACAGTGGAGATCGCAAAGCAGAAAATGGCGGAGCGTAATGTCGCCTGA
- a CDS encoding DUF1638 domain-containing protein yields MQYEDIYQRELRTLLIACGALANEAIAVLKQPGLTHIELTCLPAKLHNTPQKIPDLLRTKIRENKSKFDKILVLYGDCGTGGGIDAVLQDEGAERIAGAHCYEFYTGTQAFDEIADEEPGTFYLTDFLVRHFDTLIWQGLKLDKHPQLLPQIFGNYKRLVYLAQLSDGRFVEEAKIAAERLGLEFEYVFTGLHTVEDFLFEKVTT; encoded by the coding sequence ATGCAGTATGAGGACATATATCAGCGCGAATTAAGAACCCTGCTGATTGCCTGCGGGGCTCTTGCGAATGAGGCTATTGCTGTACTCAAACAGCCTGGCCTCACGCATATTGAGCTGACTTGTCTACCTGCAAAACTCCACAATACTCCTCAAAAAATCCCGGATCTGCTCCGAACCAAGATCCGGGAGAATAAATCTAAATTCGATAAAATCCTTGTTCTTTATGGGGATTGTGGAACTGGTGGTGGAATTGATGCTGTTCTTCAAGATGAAGGTGCTGAGAGAATAGCTGGTGCTCATTGTTATGAGTTTTATACCGGTACACAGGCGTTTGATGAAATTGCAGATGAGGAGCCTGGGACATTTTATCTTACGGACTTTCTGGTGCGCCATTTCGATACCCTGATATGGCAAGGGTTGAAGTTAGATAAGCACCCTCAACTCCTTCCCCAAATTTTTGGAAACTATAAACGGCTTGTTTATCTGGCTCAGTTGAGTGACGGCCGATTTGTTGAGGAGGCAAAGATTGCAGCTGAACGTCTCGGTCTTGAATTCGAATACGTCTTTACGGGCTTGCATACTGTCGAAGACTTCTTGTTTGAAAAGGTTACCACATGA
- a CDS encoding virulence factor, with protein MKLMLISWRDIPSQLVLKEGRKSVKHLLSDRFQEAIDRAAMRDKSHDTDDYLEGWKREEIATVSGDADALIKSQADELEGRYDASYLEKLVKSGGWEGKNG; from the coding sequence ATGAAGTTGATGTTGATCTCTTGGCGCGATATCCCGTCTCAACTGGTTTTGAAAGAAGGACGTAAATCAGTCAAACATCTCCTGAGTGATCGATTTCAGGAGGCGATTGACCGTGCAGCCATGCGGGACAAATCCCATGATACTGATGACTATTTGGAAGGCTGGAAGCGCGAGGAGATAGCAACAGTCTCGGGAGACGCTGATGCGCTCATTAAAAGTCAGGCCGATGAGTTGGAAGGGCGATATGATGCTTCATATTTGGAAAAGCTCGTAAAAAGCGGGGGATGGGAGGGGAAGAATGGTTAA
- a CDS encoding methylenetetrahydrofolate reductase C-terminal domain-containing protein has product MVKVAYHPAQQNPIARTRSAFTIRLWSVRHSRFLEKIYKGLASLFLKLHPVWTALGYSRVEKPVVAVEKRVKAFLFDCRMCGQCVLSDTGMSCPMNCPKSLRNGPCGGVRSNGNCEVEPDMPCVWGEAWKGSQQMQGGDQILKVQKPIDHSLRGSSAWLRATSEAALQEEDK; this is encoded by the coding sequence ATGGTTAAGGTCGCTTACCATCCTGCACAGCAGAACCCGATTGCCAGAACCCGTTCAGCCTTCACCATCCGTCTCTGGTCTGTAAGACATTCTCGTTTTCTGGAGAAGATCTACAAAGGTCTGGCATCTCTGTTTTTAAAACTACATCCGGTGTGGACAGCTTTAGGATATAGCAGGGTGGAAAAACCTGTTGTTGCCGTAGAGAAACGCGTTAAAGCCTTTCTGTTTGATTGCCGAATGTGCGGGCAATGCGTCTTAAGTGATACGGGGATGTCTTGCCCAATGAACTGCCCAAAATCATTGCGAAATGGACCCTGCGGCGGTGTGCGGTCTAATGGCAATTGCGAGGTGGAACCTGACATGCCCTGCGTATGGGGGGAGGCGTGGAAAGGCAGCCAGCAAATGCAGGGGGGAGATCAGATTTTAAAGGTTCAAAAGCCCATTGATCATTCTTTGCGGGGAAGTTCGGCCTGGCTTCGGGCAACTTCAGAGGCAGCACTCCAAGAAGAGGATAAATAA
- a CDS encoding methylenetetrahydrofolate reductase — translation MVQFEGMSDAELPLPLLEGHSSRGRLEQVLRAGEFAVTAELNPPDSADPNDVFERGAVFDGWVDGINATDGSGANCHMSSVGICALLTRVGYSPIMQISCRDHNRIAIQGNVLGAAAMGVNNILCLTGDGVQAGDQPEAKPVFDLDCMSLLRTIRQMRDDGMLLSGRKLTTPPRVFLGAAINPFAPPYDFRPMRLAKKIEAGAQFVQSQYCFDLPMLETYMTRVRDMGLHEKCFILIGVGPMASARAARWIRTNVPGIHIPDAIIDRLEGAENQKEEGKKICIEMLQQIREMDGVSGAHVMAYRQEELVAEIVHESGVLKGRSPWRRSPNPDFAAVAEAVEHGIEHMGEPVKPSDAVAAASE, via the coding sequence ATGGTTCAGTTCGAAGGCATGAGTGACGCTGAATTACCTCTCCCTTTGTTGGAGGGGCATTCTTCCCGTGGGCGGTTGGAGCAGGTTCTTCGGGCGGGAGAGTTTGCTGTTACCGCAGAATTAAATCCGCCAGACAGTGCAGATCCCAATGACGTTTTTGAACGGGGAGCTGTTTTTGATGGTTGGGTGGATGGTATTAACGCAACCGATGGTTCTGGGGCAAATTGTCATATGTCATCTGTTGGGATCTGCGCACTACTAACCCGTGTTGGCTATTCGCCGATTATGCAGATCTCCTGTCGGGATCATAATAGAATTGCGATACAGGGTAATGTTCTCGGTGCTGCCGCTATGGGCGTGAATAATATTCTCTGTCTGACTGGTGATGGGGTTCAGGCTGGTGATCAGCCGGAAGCGAAGCCAGTTTTTGATCTGGATTGCATGTCACTCCTTCGAACCATCCGTCAGATGCGGGATGATGGCATGCTTCTCTCTGGCCGGAAACTGACAACGCCTCCGCGCGTGTTTCTGGGCGCAGCAATTAATCCATTTGCGCCGCCATATGATTTCAGGCCCATGCGATTGGCAAAAAAGATAGAGGCAGGCGCCCAGTTTGTGCAGTCTCAATATTGTTTTGATTTGCCAATGCTCGAAACCTACATGACGCGGGTTCGTGATATGGGGCTTCACGAAAAATGCTTTATTTTGATTGGGGTCGGTCCAATGGCGTCCGCGAGGGCCGCCCGTTGGATCAGAACTAATGTGCCTGGTATTCATATTCCAGATGCGATTATTGACCGTCTGGAAGGAGCAGAAAACCAGAAGGAAGAGGGTAAGAAAATCTGCATTGAAATGTTGCAGCAGATCAGGGAAATGGATGGGGTTTCAGGCGCCCACGTCATGGCATACCGGCAGGAAGAACTAGTCGCGGAAATAGTTCATGAAAGTGGTGTGCTGAAGGGGCGTTCTCCTTGGCGAAGATCCCCAAATCCAGATTTTGCTGCCGTTGCTGAAGCGGTTGAGCATGGCATTGAGCATATGGGCGAGCCGGTAAAACCGTCTGATGCCGTTGCTGCCGCATCTGAATGA
- a CDS encoding methyltetrahydrofolate cobalamin methyltransferase — MTDTVVSSASKEVIIGFDRPFVIIGERINPTGRKLLAEEMKQGDYSRVQSDALAQVAAGAQMLDVNAGIPLADEPKMLAEVVQLVQSLTDVPLSIDSSIVAALESGLSVYQGKALVNSVTGEEERLETVLPLVKKYGAAVVAISNDETGISEDPNVRFEVAKKIVERAQDYGIPASDVVVDPLVMPVGAINDAGVQVLRLIRRLREELKVNTTCGASNFSFGLPNRHGMNASFLSMAIGAGMTSAITNPLHEPEMQAVMGANVVMGADPNCVNWIQKFREPVAEGEGGGRRAGRRRRRG; from the coding sequence ATGACCGATACTGTTGTGTCTTCCGCCTCCAAAGAGGTAATTATTGGTTTTGACCGGCCATTTGTAATCATTGGGGAGCGGATCAATCCAACGGGTCGGAAGTTGCTAGCTGAGGAAATGAAACAGGGTGACTATAGCCGTGTTCAATCTGATGCTTTGGCACAGGTGGCTGCTGGTGCCCAAATGCTGGATGTGAACGCTGGTATCCCACTGGCGGATGAGCCTAAAATGCTGGCGGAGGTTGTCCAGCTGGTTCAATCACTAACCGATGTTCCCCTGTCCATTGATAGTTCGATTGTTGCAGCACTGGAATCCGGTTTGTCAGTATATCAGGGTAAGGCGCTGGTGAATTCCGTCACAGGAGAAGAGGAACGTCTGGAGACGGTTTTACCACTTGTGAAAAAATACGGTGCCGCTGTTGTTGCTATTTCCAATGATGAAACTGGTATTTCTGAGGACCCAAATGTGAGGTTTGAGGTTGCCAAGAAAATTGTTGAACGCGCGCAAGATTATGGCATCCCGGCATCTGACGTTGTAGTTGATCCCTTGGTTATGCCGGTAGGAGCAATTAATGACGCAGGTGTTCAGGTACTTCGCTTGATCCGCAGATTGCGTGAGGAGTTGAAGGTTAATACGACCTGCGGTGCGTCCAACTTTAGTTTTGGACTGCCTAACCGTCATGGAATGAACGCGTCCTTTCTCTCCATGGCGATTGGCGCTGGAATGACTTCTGCTATTACCAATCCGCTGCATGAGCCTGAAATGCAGGCCGTCATGGGTGCAAATGTCGTTATGGGCGCTGATCCAAATTGTGTAAACTGGATTCAGAAATTCAGGGAGCCGGTAGCCGAAGGTGAGGGCGGTGGTCGTCGGGCCGGCCGGAGACGGCGTCGGGGATAA